The Accipiter gentilis chromosome 9, bAccGen1.1, whole genome shotgun sequence genome includes a region encoding these proteins:
- the LRIT2 gene encoding leucine-rich repeat, immunoglobulin-like domain and transmembrane domain-containing protein 2 translates to MDPICHIFLLLLAFHKINPSVSSCVTGCSCSQDSFGRSLLCMSALLRQIPANIPQDIRKIRIENSHLTELPRGSFENVSALEYLWLNFNNITVMHIKSLEYLPALKELRLQGNKLSSVPWTAFQDTPALKILDLKHNRLDVLPEHALRYLPNLTYLDLSSNQLTVISRDVFYNWPVYQRSQRAEGQIEAISNAVLALHDNPWICDCRLRGFVQFIKSVGPPIILMNSYLTCSSPKFRAGKFFHEVELNSCMKPLTSALDTNLTVPVGLNVTLTCFVQASPSPAVWWTYALKLLRAFNVSTEPVGEETIRSELLIPAARPADAGNYTCTAANFLGNTSVAITLRVGSPWVSTTPLGWAPIAPAEPGAHVEVRIAKQTVYGITLEWFAAAAAAADPGETWYTLLVGRYDAAQKDAIYIGPGVNTYSVTDLLPATKYEVCVAVRNQAPRKGQCVVFVTGSDVSQLEQREKLIHIVVIVCAMVLAVPAGMYACTAEARPGCLARCPGACPRRRHGGQAQAAGSKESTLDSLPAGSEDGLCRPEGGRGARRPPAREEPGKTRPSHRNSADLY, encoded by the exons ATGGACCctatttgtcatatttttcttcttcttctggcCTTCCACAAGATAAACCCATCTGTTTCATCTTGTGTCACAGGATGCTCTTGTTCTCAAGACAGCTTTGGAAG GAGTTTGCTCTGCATGTCTGCACTGCTGAGACAGATCCCAGCAAACATCCCTCAGGACATCCGGAAAATTAGAATAGAAAATTCTCACCTAACAGAATTGCCTCGTGGGTCTTTTGAGAATGTTAGTGCCTTGGAGTATCTCTGGCTCAATTTTAACAACATCACTGTGATGCACATCAAGAGCCTAGAATATCTGCCAGCTCTGAAGGAGCTGCGCTTGCAAGGGAACAAATTAAGTTCAGTGCCATGGACAGCATTTCAAGACACCCCGGCTCTGAAAATCCTGGATCTGAAGCACAACCGGCTGGATGTCCTTCCAGAACACGCGCTCCGCTATCTGCCCAACCTGACCTATTTAGATCTATCCTCAAATCAGCTTACTGTCATATCCAGGGATGTCTTCTACAACTGGCCCGTCTACCAGAGAAGCCAGAGGGCGGAGGGGCAGATAGAAGCTATTTCCAATGCCGTCCTGGCCCTTCATGACAACCCCTGGATTTGCGACTGTCGCCTGCGGGGATTTGTCCAGTTTATCAAGTCGGTTGGCCCACCTATTATTCTGATGAATTCCTATTTAACTTGCTCAAGCCCAAAATTCAGGGCAGGGAAGTTTTTTCATGAAGTGGAGCTCAACAGCTGCATGAAGCCCCTGACCTCAGCCCTTGACACCAACCTGACAGTCCCGGTGGGGCTGAACGTCACTCTGACCTGCTTTGTGCAAGCCAGCCCTTCCCCGGCTGTCTGGTGGACCTATGCGCTCAAACTTTTAAGGGCATTTAatg TGTCCACCGAGCCTGTCGGCGAGGAGACCATCCGCTCAGAGCTGCTGATCCCGGCCGCACGGCCAGCGGACGCCGGCAATTACACCTGCACGGCAGCCAACTTCTTGGGCAACACCTCGGTGGCCATCACCCTCCGTGTGGGGTCCCCGTGGGTGTCCACCACGCCCCTGGGCTGGGCCCCCATCGCCCCTGCCGAGCCAGGCGCCCACGTAGAAGTGCGCATCGCCAAGCAGACCGTCTACGGCATCACCCTGGAGTGGTttgcggcggcagcggcggcggcggaccCGGGGGAGACCTGGTACACCCTCCTGGTGGGCCGCTACGACGCCGCCCAGAAGGACGCCATCTACATCGGTCCCGGCGTCAACACCTACTCGGTGACCGACCTGCTGCCCGCCACCAAGTACGAGGTCTGCGTGGCCGTGCGCAACCAGGCGCCCCGCAAGGGCCAGTGCGTCGTCTTCGTCACGGGCAGCGACGTCAGCCAGCTGGAGCAGCGCGAGAAGCTCATCCACATCGTGGTCATCGTCTGCGCCATGGTGCTGGCCGTGCCCGCAGGCATGTACGCCTGCACCGCCGAGGCCCGTCCCGGCTGCCTGGCTCGCTGCCCCGGCgcctgcccccgccgccgccacgggGGCCAGGCGCAGGCTGCCGGCAGCAAGGAGAGCACGCTGGACAGCCTGCCCGCCGGCAGCGAGGACGGCCTTTGCCGCCCTGAGGGCGGCCGTGGCGCCCGGCGGCCTCCGGCCCGCGAGGAGCCTGGCAAGACCCGGCCATCCCACCGGAACAGCGCCGACCTCTACTag